From a region of the Drosophila virilis strain 15010-1051.87 chromosome 3, Dvir_AGI_RSII-ME, whole genome shotgun sequence genome:
- the Tasp1 gene encoding threonine aspartase 1: MAGFVAVHTGAGNCIDETKYQRVIKEACIRATEILRNGGSAIDACEAAIMRLENCGHTNAGFGSNLCLDGSVQCDAAIMSGTTLNFGACTNVSRVKNPIQLARRICDGQSDQQPLERIPPMVLAASGAEQFAEQMGCAMVDPNVLISSKAKFHYNHYKSKYDIVVGNSKAVEEPVPEPSNEVELTAALDTVGAVCVDGSGNTAAGCSSGGILLKVPGRVGQAATYGAGCWATDTDELAIATCTTGNGEYLMKTLLAREICNGAFGSDCAVTSLHKTFKQKFLDSPLLPQQQDLYAGALTLLYYPKQSCGEVMWSHTTQSFCVGYMATTQKVPKFVHSPLPTYSVPGRSCVVNGHNFHLRI, translated from the exons atggctGGTTTCGTAGCGGTGCATACTG GAGCTGGAAATTGCATCGACGAAACGAAATACCAGCGTGTCATCAAAGAGGCATGCATACGAGCTACAGAAATCCTACGAAACGGCGGCAGCGCCATCGATGCCTGCGAGGCAGCTATAATGCGATTGGAGAACTGTGGCCATACAAACGCCGGCTTTGGTTCCAATCTATGCTTGGACGGCTCAGTGCAGTGCGATGCAGCCATCATGAGCGGCACCACGCTCAATTTTGGGGCATGCACCAATGTAAGCCGCGTCAAGAATCCCATTCAGCTAGCGCGTCGGATTTGTGACGGCCAGTCGGATCAACAGCCACTGGAACGCATACCGCCGATGGTTCTGGCAGCCAGTGGGGCAGAGCAGTTTGCTGAACAAATGGGCTGTGCAATGGTCGATCCCAACGTGCTGATCTCATCAAAAGCGAAATTCCATTATAATCATTATAAGAGCAAATACGATATAGTTGTCGGCAACAGCAAGGCCGTTGAAGAGCCAGTGCCCGAGCCAAGCAACGAGGTGGAGTTAACGGCCGCACTGGACACCGTCGGCGCTGTGTGCGTTGATGGCTCCGGCAATACTGCTGCCGGCTGCAGTTCCGGTGGCATTCTACTCAAAGTACCAGGTCGCGTGGGCCAGGCAGCGACCTACGGCGCCGGCTGTTGGGCCACGGATACCGATGAATTGGCCATTGCTACGTGCACGACGGGCAATGGTGAGTATCTGATGAAAACGCTGCTCGCCCGAGAGATATGCAATGGCGCCTTTGGCAGCGATTGTGCTGTAACCAGTCTGCACAAAACATTTAAGCAGAAGTTCCTGGACTCTCCGCtgttgccgcagcagcaggatCTCTATGCCGGTGCACTGACATTGCTCTACTATCCGAAACAGAGCTGCGGCGAGGTGATGTGGAGTCATACAACCCAATCGTTCTGTGTCGGCTACATGGCCACAACGCAGAAAGTGCCAAAG TTTGTACACTCTCCG
- the ClC-c gene encoding H(+)/Cl(-) exchange transporter 5 isoform X1 encodes MDTLPLKGSREAAAEGNNYITAYQTVMKKSNGHSTGSGEGDHPLAPHSKLSYAAATTSLTAATDDEDMIDITPRSSPGELIVGAGGYRRETATESDTERDFAPSQRTIHHHQHQHVPTHSAFGDPMDGALSFYGSSDVQDDIPGIGQYEDFHTIDWQRDIARDRMRHRYIVKKRQDSFWDLIKGAIDAGSGWLCVLLVGIAAGCVAGMVDIGASWMSDLKHGICPTAFWFNREQCCYPAKQSVFEEGNCSTWKTWPEILGLSRTGTGPYIISYIWYILWALLFASLSASLVRMFAPYACGSGIPEIKTILSGFIIRGYLGKWTLLIKSVGLMLSVSAGLTLGKEGPMVHIASCIGNIFSHLFPKYGRNEAKKREILSAASAAGVSVAFGAPIGGVLFSLEEVSYYFPLKTLWRSFFCALIAAFVLRSLTPFGNEHSVLFFVEYNKPWIFFELIPFVFLGIMGGVIGTFFIKANLWWCRYRKFSKLGQYPVSEVLFVTLVTGVICYPNPFTRMNMNELIFLLVSKCSSGDLTNPLCDYKRMNISTGTSFIEVTEPGPGVYRSIWLLVLTFILKLALTIFTFGIKVPSGLFIPSLLLGAIMGRIVGIGVEQFAYSYPNIWFFTGECADSNLITPGLYAVVGAAAVLGGVTRMTVSLVVIMFELTGGVRYIVPLMAAAMASKWVGDALGRQGIYDAHIALNGYPFLDSKEEFAHTTLAADVMQPKRNETLNVITQDSMTVDDVENLLKETEHNGYPVVVSRENQYLVGFVLRRDLNLAIGNAKRLIEGINSNSIVLFTSTTPTQNLGPSPLKLKKILDMAPITVTDQTPMETVVDMFRKLGLRQTLVTHNGRLLGVITKKDVLRHVKQMDNEDPNTVLFN; translated from the exons ATGGACACACTCCCATTAAAAGGTAGCAGAGAGGCTGCAGCGGAAGGCAACAACTACATAACCGCATATCAAACAGTCATGAAAAAG TCAAATGGCCATAGCACAGGAAGCGGAGAGGGTGATCATCCGCTGGCGCCACATTCCAAACTATCCTATGCGGCAGCAACCACATCACTGACTGCAGCCACAGACGATGAGGATATGATAGACATCACGCCACGCTCCAGTCCAGGCGAACTGATCGTTGGGGCTGGCGGCTATCGTCGCGAGACTGCCACCGAATCGGATACGGAACGCGACTTTGCGCCAAGTCAGCGAACAATAcaccatcatcagcatcaacatgTGCCAACTCACAGCGCCTTCGGAGATCCCATGGACG GAGCACTTTCGTTCTATGGCTCCTCGGACGTACAGGATGACATACCTGGAATTGGGCAGTACGAAGATTTCCACACCATCGACTGGCAACGTGATATCGCTCGCGATCGTATGCGGCATCGTTATATAGTCAAAAAGCGGCAGGATTCGTTTTGGGATTTGATCAAG GGAGCCATTGATGCTGGCTCCGGTTGGCTATGCGTTCTACTTGTGGGCATAGCAGCGGGTTGTGTGGCGGGCATGGTTGATATAGGTGCCAGCTGGATGTCGGATCTGAAGCACGGCATATGCCCGACCGCGTTTTGGTTTAATCGCGAGCAATGCTGCTATCCAGCTAAGCAATCTGTCTTTGAGGAGGGTAACTGCTCCACG tgGAAAACATGGCCCGAGATCCTTGGGCTCAGTCGCACTGGCACGGGACCGTACATCATCTCATATATTTGGTACATTTTATGGGCATTGCTGTTTGCTTCACTGAGCGCGTCGCTGGTGCGCATGTTTGCCCCGTACGCCTGCGGATCTGGCATACCGGAGATTAAGACTATATTGTCAGGCTTTATTATACGCGGCTATTTGGGAAAATGGACACTGCTGATTAAATCGGTGGGCTTGATGCTCTCTGTGTCGGCAGGTTTGACGCTAGGCAAGGAGGGACCCATGGTGCATATTGCCAGCTGTATTGGCAATATATTTTCGCATCTGTTTCCCAAATATGGACGAAACGAGGCCAAAAAGCGTGAAATTCTATCTGCAGCATCTGCCGCTGGCGTCTCGGTGGCTTTTGGCGCGCCCATTGGCGGAGTGCTCTTCTCTTTGGAGGAGGTGTCCTATTATTTCCCACTGAAGACACTGTGGCGTTCGTTCTTCTGTGCGCTCATTGCAGCTTTTGTTCTACGCTCACTGACACCATTTGGCAATGAGCATTCCGTGCTATTCTTTGTAGAATACAACAAGCCTTGGATATTCTTTGAGCTGATTCCGTTCGTCTTTCTGGGAATCATGGGA GGTGTCATTGGAACATTCTTTATTAAGGCAAATTTGTGGTGGTGCCGCTACAGAAAGTTTAGCAAGTTGGGTCAATATCCTGTTAGTGAAGTTCTGTTTGTCACACTGGTCACTGGTGTAATCTGTTATCCGAATCCCTTCACGCGCATGAACATGAACGAACTGATCTTTCTATTGGTTAGCAAGTGCTCGTCTGGGGATCTCACCAATCCCTTGTG TGACTACAAGCGAATGAACATCAGCACAGGCACCAGCTTTATCGAGGTGACTGAACCAGGTCCCGGCGTCTATCGTTCCATTTGGCTGCTCGTTTTGACATTTATACTTAAACTGGCCCTGACAATTTTTACATTTGGCATTAAGGTGCCTTCGGGTCTGTTTATACCATCCCTTTTGTTGGGCGCAATTATGGGACGCATTGTTGGTATCGGCGTGGAGCAGTTTGCGTATAGTTATCCCAACATTTGGTTCTTTACCGGAGAGTGTGCCGACAGCAATCTGATTACACCCGGTTTGTATGCAGttgttggcgctgctgctgttctcgGGGGCGTAACGCGCATGACTGTCTCCCTGGTTGTCATCATGTTCGAGCTGACTGGTGGCGTGCGCTATATTGTACCACTGATGGCGGCTGCCATGGCCTCCAAGTGGGTGGGCGATGCTCTGGGCCGACAGGGAATATATGATGCGCATATTGCGTTAAATGGCTACCCATTTCTCGACAGCAAAGAGGAATTTGCACATACAACGCTTGCGGCAGATGTCATGCAACCCAAACGAAATGAAACATTAAATGTCATCACACAGGATTCCATGACGGTGGACGATGTTGAAAATCTACTTAAGGAGACCGAGCACAACGGCTATCCTGTTGTGGTGTCTAGAGAAAATCAATATCTAGTTGGCTTTGTGCTGCGCAGGGATCTTAATTTGGCTATTG GTAACGCAAAGCGTCTAATCGAGGGCATTAACAGTAATTCAATAGTATTATTTACGTCCACGACACCCACACAAAATCTGGGCCCATCACCACTTAAACTAAAGAAGATACTCGACATGGCGCCTATCACAGTGACAGATCAAACGCCCATGGAAACTGTCGTCGACATGTTCCGCAAATTGGGTCTGCGTCAAACGCTTGTCACACATAATGG TCGCTTGTTGGGCGTTATAACGAAAAAGGATGTTCTCCGCCATGTTAAACAAATGGATAATGAAGATCCCAATACTGTGCTCTTCAATTAA
- the ClC-c gene encoding H(+)/Cl(-) exchange transporter 5 isoform X2, with product MKKSNGHSTGSGEGDHPLAPHSKLSYAAATTSLTAATDDEDMIDITPRSSPGELIVGAGGYRRETATESDTERDFAPSQRTIHHHQHQHVPTHSAFGDPMDGALSFYGSSDVQDDIPGIGQYEDFHTIDWQRDIARDRMRHRYIVKKRQDSFWDLIKGAIDAGSGWLCVLLVGIAAGCVAGMVDIGASWMSDLKHGICPTAFWFNREQCCYPAKQSVFEEGNCSTWKTWPEILGLSRTGTGPYIISYIWYILWALLFASLSASLVRMFAPYACGSGIPEIKTILSGFIIRGYLGKWTLLIKSVGLMLSVSAGLTLGKEGPMVHIASCIGNIFSHLFPKYGRNEAKKREILSAASAAGVSVAFGAPIGGVLFSLEEVSYYFPLKTLWRSFFCALIAAFVLRSLTPFGNEHSVLFFVEYNKPWIFFELIPFVFLGIMGGVIGTFFIKANLWWCRYRKFSKLGQYPVSEVLFVTLVTGVICYPNPFTRMNMNELIFLLVSKCSSGDLTNPLCDYKRMNISTGTSFIEVTEPGPGVYRSIWLLVLTFILKLALTIFTFGIKVPSGLFIPSLLLGAIMGRIVGIGVEQFAYSYPNIWFFTGECADSNLITPGLYAVVGAAAVLGGVTRMTVSLVVIMFELTGGVRYIVPLMAAAMASKWVGDALGRQGIYDAHIALNGYPFLDSKEEFAHTTLAADVMQPKRNETLNVITQDSMTVDDVENLLKETEHNGYPVVVSRENQYLVGFVLRRDLNLAIGNAKRLIEGINSNSIVLFTSTTPTQNLGPSPLKLKKILDMAPITVTDQTPMETVVDMFRKLGLRQTLVTHNGRLLGVITKKDVLRHVKQMDNEDPNTVLFN from the exons ATGAAAAAG TCAAATGGCCATAGCACAGGAAGCGGAGAGGGTGATCATCCGCTGGCGCCACATTCCAAACTATCCTATGCGGCAGCAACCACATCACTGACTGCAGCCACAGACGATGAGGATATGATAGACATCACGCCACGCTCCAGTCCAGGCGAACTGATCGTTGGGGCTGGCGGCTATCGTCGCGAGACTGCCACCGAATCGGATACGGAACGCGACTTTGCGCCAAGTCAGCGAACAATAcaccatcatcagcatcaacatgTGCCAACTCACAGCGCCTTCGGAGATCCCATGGACG GAGCACTTTCGTTCTATGGCTCCTCGGACGTACAGGATGACATACCTGGAATTGGGCAGTACGAAGATTTCCACACCATCGACTGGCAACGTGATATCGCTCGCGATCGTATGCGGCATCGTTATATAGTCAAAAAGCGGCAGGATTCGTTTTGGGATTTGATCAAG GGAGCCATTGATGCTGGCTCCGGTTGGCTATGCGTTCTACTTGTGGGCATAGCAGCGGGTTGTGTGGCGGGCATGGTTGATATAGGTGCCAGCTGGATGTCGGATCTGAAGCACGGCATATGCCCGACCGCGTTTTGGTTTAATCGCGAGCAATGCTGCTATCCAGCTAAGCAATCTGTCTTTGAGGAGGGTAACTGCTCCACG tgGAAAACATGGCCCGAGATCCTTGGGCTCAGTCGCACTGGCACGGGACCGTACATCATCTCATATATTTGGTACATTTTATGGGCATTGCTGTTTGCTTCACTGAGCGCGTCGCTGGTGCGCATGTTTGCCCCGTACGCCTGCGGATCTGGCATACCGGAGATTAAGACTATATTGTCAGGCTTTATTATACGCGGCTATTTGGGAAAATGGACACTGCTGATTAAATCGGTGGGCTTGATGCTCTCTGTGTCGGCAGGTTTGACGCTAGGCAAGGAGGGACCCATGGTGCATATTGCCAGCTGTATTGGCAATATATTTTCGCATCTGTTTCCCAAATATGGACGAAACGAGGCCAAAAAGCGTGAAATTCTATCTGCAGCATCTGCCGCTGGCGTCTCGGTGGCTTTTGGCGCGCCCATTGGCGGAGTGCTCTTCTCTTTGGAGGAGGTGTCCTATTATTTCCCACTGAAGACACTGTGGCGTTCGTTCTTCTGTGCGCTCATTGCAGCTTTTGTTCTACGCTCACTGACACCATTTGGCAATGAGCATTCCGTGCTATTCTTTGTAGAATACAACAAGCCTTGGATATTCTTTGAGCTGATTCCGTTCGTCTTTCTGGGAATCATGGGA GGTGTCATTGGAACATTCTTTATTAAGGCAAATTTGTGGTGGTGCCGCTACAGAAAGTTTAGCAAGTTGGGTCAATATCCTGTTAGTGAAGTTCTGTTTGTCACACTGGTCACTGGTGTAATCTGTTATCCGAATCCCTTCACGCGCATGAACATGAACGAACTGATCTTTCTATTGGTTAGCAAGTGCTCGTCTGGGGATCTCACCAATCCCTTGTG TGACTACAAGCGAATGAACATCAGCACAGGCACCAGCTTTATCGAGGTGACTGAACCAGGTCCCGGCGTCTATCGTTCCATTTGGCTGCTCGTTTTGACATTTATACTTAAACTGGCCCTGACAATTTTTACATTTGGCATTAAGGTGCCTTCGGGTCTGTTTATACCATCCCTTTTGTTGGGCGCAATTATGGGACGCATTGTTGGTATCGGCGTGGAGCAGTTTGCGTATAGTTATCCCAACATTTGGTTCTTTACCGGAGAGTGTGCCGACAGCAATCTGATTACACCCGGTTTGTATGCAGttgttggcgctgctgctgttctcgGGGGCGTAACGCGCATGACTGTCTCCCTGGTTGTCATCATGTTCGAGCTGACTGGTGGCGTGCGCTATATTGTACCACTGATGGCGGCTGCCATGGCCTCCAAGTGGGTGGGCGATGCTCTGGGCCGACAGGGAATATATGATGCGCATATTGCGTTAAATGGCTACCCATTTCTCGACAGCAAAGAGGAATTTGCACATACAACGCTTGCGGCAGATGTCATGCAACCCAAACGAAATGAAACATTAAATGTCATCACACAGGATTCCATGACGGTGGACGATGTTGAAAATCTACTTAAGGAGACCGAGCACAACGGCTATCCTGTTGTGGTGTCTAGAGAAAATCAATATCTAGTTGGCTTTGTGCTGCGCAGGGATCTTAATTTGGCTATTG GTAACGCAAAGCGTCTAATCGAGGGCATTAACAGTAATTCAATAGTATTATTTACGTCCACGACACCCACACAAAATCTGGGCCCATCACCACTTAAACTAAAGAAGATACTCGACATGGCGCCTATCACAGTGACAGATCAAACGCCCATGGAAACTGTCGTCGACATGTTCCGCAAATTGGGTCTGCGTCAAACGCTTGTCACACATAATGG TCGCTTGTTGGGCGTTATAACGAAAAAGGATGTTCTCCGCCATGTTAAACAAATGGATAATGAAGATCCCAATACTGTGCTCTTCAATTAA